The Lolium perenne isolate Kyuss_39 chromosome 6, Kyuss_2.0, whole genome shotgun sequence genome segment TTTCTCCTCCACGATAATTTCCTCTGGTATTCTCCACCTCTTGAGGATGTACTTCTCTGGAATTCTGTCAATGTTACCCAATTGCATCATCACTCTAAAAATATGGCAGCACAACAACCCATCCTGTGAACTTGCGACTCATGATTGTAATTTTCAGCTTCCAAATTAGCCTCTACCTTGTAGCTTCTACTGCCATAGCCATAAACATAATTCTTGATAGGGCTAACATCGTATGTTTCATGACCAACATGATGTACATTATATGATGTCACTTTACGAAGTTCCGCACGAAAGCGCAAGTAAATGGGCCGTGTATACACCTGCAAGGCTTGCTCTTCAACTGGAAAATCTCCCCACACCCTAAGAGTCTTGTCTTCATCCTTGAATTCAACTGCATCCTCCGCTACATCAATCTTTTCTTGCAACTTCATGTACTGAAGGAAGAAATGATGCAAATTGTTGTGCGGATCAATGTAAGTTTTCAAAACAGCGTTGAACCCCTCACTACGAGCAGTAGTCTGTAGGAACGGAAAGAACCTTTCTCTGAAGTAGGCTGGCACAAAAGTGGCTCTAATATGATATAGATCATAGAGATGGGTGTTGTCCACTACATTGTGTTTGGTAATCATTTGTGCCCACCTAGTTTCGAACTCTTCAACCGACATGCTGTAATCAATTATCTCGTTCAACTCTGTCCTTAACTCCTCATGCTTTGACAAGAAGTTGCCCAAAACGGCCTGCGCATTTTGCATAATGTGCCACCTACAATTTCTGTGGCAGCAATTTGGAAATGAGACGAGAACTGCACTTCTCATTGCCGCATTCTGATCAGTTATGAAGTTATCTGGCTGCAGACCACCCATAGCTTCAAG includes the following:
- the LOC127310187 gene encoding protein FAR1-RELATED SEQUENCE 5-like → MRIMGEVYGGLANVPYDSKDVSNFMAKIDEEHTHKDMSLLLAHFARIKKEDPDFYFNIHTDHTDKVDRIFWVDGPAIAAYKNYSDCLSFDSTYMTNMYNMPFAPFVGINRYCQTIQLGCGFLKNENIESFVWLFQEFLEAMGGLQPDNFITDQNAAMRSAVLVSFPNCCHRNCRWHIMQNAQAVLGNFLSKHEELRTELNEIIDYSMSVEEFETRWAQMITKHNVVDNTHLYDLYHIRATFVPAYFRERFFPFLQTTARSEGFNAVLKTYIDPHNNLHHFFLQYMKLQEKIDVAEDAVEFKDEDKTLRVWGDFPVEEQALQVYTRPIYLRFRAELRKVTSYNVHHVGHETYDVSPIKNYVYGYGSRSYKVEANLEAENYNHESQVHRMGCCAAIFLE